In the Bacteroidia bacterium genome, one interval contains:
- a CDS encoding transposase DNA-binding-containing protein, with translation MQKREFTKLKDHRLEERGNRILGDLFWKSIHSIRQLTKNDADADAKGFYRFLQNDRVRVLLK, from the coding sequence ATGCAGAAGAGAGAATTTACAAAATTAAAAGACCATCGCTTAGAAGAAAGAGGCAACCGGATCTTGGGAGATTTATTCTGGAAAAGCATTCATTCTATCCGGCAGCTTACAAAAAATGATGCAGATGCAGATGCAAAAGGATTTTATCGCTTTTTGCAAAACGACAGAGTAAGAGTTTTATTAAAATAG